Proteins encoded in a region of the Acidobacteriota bacterium genome:
- a CDS encoding GMC family oxidoreductase N-terminal domain-containing protein codes for MIAGASALIPRAVRGDDEFDYVVIGAGSSGCVVVNRLSADPQTRVLLLEAGGPDTNPLIPLIGQWTSLSGSDVDWNYSTEPEPGLGGRSIKWPRGKTYGGSSAIGAAAYVRGHQLDFDGWAAEAGPAWSYREVLPYFRKSEDNVRGASPYHGAGGEMAVADTTDPHAGHLAFLEAALELGFAADPQWDFNGAQQENGAGFYQKNLRDGRRHSAAAGFLTPILSRPNLTVRPQSHVRRLLFSGNRVTGVEYLRGGGVGAKPVVERVNVRREVIVSAGVIESPKILMLSGIGPADHLRSHGIAVVRDLSGVGANLHDHPRIGFRWSGLTTLPGSSVSAGLLTHSVRGANPGAPDLQFYVGRGLSAPDPAIAFSVTLCRPHSRGSISLRSDDPLAAPIIRAGYFTDARDMDAALEAVRLARAIASSRAYTRLKGAAADPLDTETTPDQVRAFVRRTCSTIYHPGGTCRMGRGADAVVDPHLKVHGIEGLRVADASIMPTVVNAQTNAACWMIGERAAQELGS; via the coding sequence ATGATCGCCGGCGCCTCGGCCTTGATCCCGCGCGCGGTCAGGGGAGACGACGAGTTTGACTATGTCGTGATCGGCGCAGGGTCCAGTGGGTGCGTGGTTGTCAATCGATTGAGCGCCGACCCGCAGACGCGTGTGTTGTTGCTCGAGGCGGGTGGTCCGGATACGAATCCGCTGATCCCGCTGATCGGCCAGTGGACGTCGCTCAGCGGATCAGACGTCGATTGGAATTACTCCACAGAACCGGAACCTGGTCTTGGTGGCCGATCGATCAAGTGGCCGCGCGGAAAGACCTACGGCGGATCGAGCGCGATTGGCGCCGCCGCGTACGTGCGCGGACATCAGCTCGATTTTGATGGGTGGGCTGCGGAGGCGGGTCCGGCCTGGTCGTATCGCGAGGTGCTGCCGTATTTCCGGAAGTCGGAAGACAACGTGCGCGGTGCGTCGCCGTATCACGGCGCCGGCGGCGAGATGGCCGTGGCCGACACCACCGATCCTCATGCGGGCCACCTCGCGTTTCTCGAGGCCGCGCTCGAGCTGGGGTTTGCCGCCGATCCCCAGTGGGACTTCAATGGAGCGCAACAGGAAAACGGCGCGGGGTTCTATCAGAAGAACCTGCGCGACGGCCGGCGTCATTCCGCTGCCGCAGGTTTCCTCACACCGATCCTCAGTCGGCCCAATCTCACGGTTCGACCACAGTCGCACGTGCGACGTCTGCTGTTCAGCGGCAACCGCGTCACCGGAGTCGAGTACCTCCGCGGTGGTGGAGTAGGCGCGAAGCCGGTGGTGGAGCGCGTCAATGTTCGTCGCGAAGTGATTGTGTCGGCCGGCGTGATTGAGTCGCCGAAGATCCTGATGCTCTCGGGCATTGGGCCAGCGGATCACTTGCGGTCGCACGGCATCGCAGTGGTGCGCGACCTGTCCGGTGTGGGCGCGAACCTGCACGACCATCCGCGTATCGGATTCCGGTGGTCGGGCCTCACAACGCTGCCGGGGTCATCGGTGTCGGCGGGGTTGCTAACGCACTCGGTGCGCGGCGCGAATCCTGGCGCACCCGACTTGCAGTTCTACGTAGGACGCGGACTCAGCGCGCCCGATCCGGCGATCGCGTTTTCAGTCACGTTGTGCCGGCCGCATAGTCGAGGTTCGATCTCCCTGCGTTCCGACGATCCTCTGGCCGCGCCCATCATTCGCGCCGGGTACTTCACCGACGCGCGCGACATGGACGCTGCGCTCGAAGCCGTCCGCCTCGCTCGAGCCATCGCGTCGTCTCGCGCCTACACCCGCCTGAAGGGCGCTGCGGCCGACCCACTCGACACGGAAACGACGCCGGACCAGGTCCGCGCGTTTGTCCGGCGGACGTGTTCAACCATTTACCACCCCGGCGGCACGTGTCGCATGGGCCGGGGAGCCGATGCGGTGGTAGACCCGCACCTTAAGGTCCACGGCATCGAGGGCCTGCGCGTGGCCGATGCGTCCATCATGCCAACGGTCGTTAACGCCCAAACCAACGCCGCTTGCTGGATGATCGGCGAGCGCGCCGCTCAGGAACTGGGGAGCTGA
- a CDS encoding HAMP domain-containing histidine kinase yields MLIRRLILISLLLALAFAAAASWGIERVRARDRVVAIERYAASFATELVRARCEANPNWFLAGPREAAPTAAILALPDGDVLAHRPDATPRPVEFFAYDIEYVGQSTAAPRLPVSIRSALRGGDTAVTEPFKSDEGTGVQTVFSTGWSGPCAVLFFRMHPPPGQLAEHARIFGFLATGAFLVLMVVGWPLERRIRTVGARMRESARTEYREPAAVSGRDELSGLGFAFNEATVDLRRLQTDVRDREADLRRFVAYVANEADEPMRAALATGDIAQVTEVALHLSNLVTGARFRDPGDRVQGTADVSAAAQVAAREFEPAIHRRGVRLDVTKLDSGIVLTGDPAFLTQAVRNLLSNALLRVGEGGRITLDVERAAGVWTLRVTDTGTEILPAELRGLNAVRRFRGDEGRGAGLRGDIGLSLAVVHEVCHRFGLTLTFRRSAAGGLEVEMAGKL; encoded by the coding sequence ATGCTCATCCGCCGATTAATCCTGATCAGCCTGCTGCTGGCTCTCGCGTTTGCGGCCGCGGCGTCGTGGGGAATTGAGCGCGTGCGTGCTCGCGACCGCGTAGTTGCGATCGAAAGATATGCGGCGTCGTTCGCGACTGAATTGGTGCGTGCCAGGTGTGAGGCCAATCCCAATTGGTTTCTGGCAGGTCCGCGGGAAGCTGCGCCCACAGCCGCGATACTCGCGTTGCCTGATGGTGATGTGCTGGCGCACCGGCCTGATGCGACGCCAAGGCCGGTGGAGTTTTTTGCGTACGACATCGAGTACGTCGGACAAAGTACGGCCGCGCCGAGGTTGCCGGTGTCGATACGCTCCGCCCTGCGTGGGGGTGATACCGCAGTGACGGAGCCCTTCAAGAGCGACGAAGGCACCGGTGTGCAAACGGTATTTTCCACAGGCTGGAGCGGTCCGTGTGCCGTGTTGTTCTTCCGAATGCACCCGCCTCCCGGACAACTCGCCGAACACGCGCGCATCTTCGGATTCCTGGCAACGGGCGCGTTTCTGGTACTGATGGTCGTCGGCTGGCCGCTCGAACGCCGGATCCGTACGGTTGGCGCGAGGATGCGCGAGTCCGCGCGTACCGAATACCGCGAACCGGCTGCTGTGAGTGGGCGGGATGAACTGAGCGGCCTCGGGTTTGCGTTCAACGAAGCGACAGTGGACCTTCGCCGGCTGCAAACCGATGTGCGCGATCGTGAAGCAGACCTGCGGCGCTTTGTCGCCTACGTGGCGAACGAAGCGGACGAGCCCATGCGGGCCGCACTCGCCACCGGCGACATCGCGCAGGTCACCGAGGTGGCGCTGCACCTCAGCAACCTGGTGACGGGCGCGAGGTTCCGCGACCCAGGCGATCGTGTGCAGGGCACCGCTGATGTGTCTGCGGCCGCGCAGGTGGCTGCGCGCGAATTCGAACCCGCCATTCACCGTCGGGGTGTGCGCCTCGACGTCACCAAGCTCGACTCGGGCATCGTCCTCACCGGCGACCCCGCGTTTCTGACTCAGGCCGTGCGCAACCTGCTCTCGAATGCGCTGCTCCGGGTCGGCGAGGGCGGACGCATCACACTTGATGTGGAGCGAGCCGCCGGCGTGTGGACGCTTCGCGTCACCGATACGGGCACGGAAATTCTGCCCGCCGAGCTTCGCGGTTTGAACGCGGTGCGAAGATTCCGCGGTGACGAAGGCCGCGGTGCCGGCCTGCGCGGCGACATCGGTCTGAGCCTCGCCGTGGTCCACGAAGTGTGCCACCGCTTCGGCCTCACGCTGACCTTCCGCCGTTCCGCCGCTGGCGGCCTCGAAGTGGAGATGGCCGGCAAGTTGTAG
- a CDS encoding PIN domain-containing protein, with the protein MTRIFWDTHLFLYLFQGGTSANDVKRLRERMLARGDKLFTSSVTMGEVLVRPVAAGAGVADVYETAIARAATILPFDATAARHYAALRADRSMAATDAMQLSCAAAAGIDMFITNDDRLSGKVVPGVKFITSLSRAFL; encoded by the coding sequence ATGACGCGCATCTTCTGGGACACGCATCTGTTCCTCTACCTCTTCCAGGGAGGAACGTCTGCGAATGACGTGAAGCGGCTGCGAGAGCGGATGCTGGCGCGCGGGGACAAGTTGTTCACGTCGAGCGTCACGATGGGCGAGGTTCTGGTGCGGCCGGTCGCGGCCGGTGCAGGCGTGGCCGACGTCTACGAGACCGCGATCGCGCGCGCCGCGACAATCCTGCCCTTTGACGCCACGGCAGCGCGGCACTACGCGGCGTTGCGCGCGGACCGCTCGATGGCCGCCACGGACGCGATGCAACTGTCCTGCGCCGCGGCCGCGGGCATCGACATGTTCATCACAAATGACGACCGGCTCTCGGGCAAGGTTGTGCCGGGTGTGAAATTCATCACGTCGCTTTCAAGGGCGTTTTTGTGA
- a CDS encoding arsenite methyltransferase produces MTPNPDPQSSILNPQSLDPLTSSVQARYGKIARSVTEGGTQACCGPTECGCGDPISGNLYDASQTAGLPAHAVVASLGCGNPTALATLNEGDVVLDLGSGGGIDVLLSAKRVGPTGKAYGLDMTDDMLALARENQRKAGATNVEFLKGHIEHIPLPDNSVDVIISNCVINLSGDKDKVLAEAFRVLKPGGRFAVSDVVSRRRDVPAEIRRSVELWIGCVAGALHEDDFKAKLTNAGFEHVDIEIVREYRAADARQFLSDAGLDADTIAPLVDGAFGSAFVRASKPASPRP; encoded by the coding sequence ATGACCCCCAATCCCGATCCTCAATCCTCAATCCTCAACCCTCAATCTCTTGATCCACTGACTTCCTCAGTACAAGCGCGTTATGGCAAAATCGCGCGCTCCGTCACCGAGGGCGGCACGCAAGCGTGCTGCGGCCCCACCGAATGCGGCTGCGGCGATCCGATCAGCGGCAACCTCTACGACGCGTCTCAGACAGCCGGCCTCCCGGCGCACGCCGTGGTTGCGTCGCTTGGGTGCGGCAACCCCACCGCCCTTGCCACGTTGAACGAGGGCGATGTGGTCCTCGACCTCGGCTCGGGGGGCGGCATCGACGTGCTGCTGTCCGCCAAACGCGTCGGTCCCACCGGCAAGGCCTACGGCCTCGACATGACCGACGACATGCTGGCCCTCGCGCGCGAAAATCAGCGCAAGGCCGGCGCGACAAACGTCGAGTTCCTCAAGGGCCACATCGAGCACATCCCGCTCCCCGACAACTCGGTGGACGTCATCATCTCCAACTGCGTCATCAACCTCTCGGGCGACAAAGACAAAGTCCTCGCCGAGGCGTTCCGCGTGCTGAAGCCAGGCGGTCGCTTCGCCGTCTCCGACGTCGTCAGCCGCAGACGCGACGTGCCCGCCGAAATCCGGCGAAGCGTGGAGCTGTGGATCGGCTGCGTAGCCGGAGCGCTCCATGAAGACGACTTCAAGGCGAAGCTCACCAACGCCGGGTTCGAGCACGTGGACATCGAAATCGTCCGCGAGTACCGTGCCGCCGATGCCCGTCAGTTCCTGAGCGACGCTGGTCTGGACGCCGACACGATCGCGCCCCTGGTTGACGGCGCCTTCGGCAGCGCCTTCGTGCGCGCATCAAAACCGGCATCACCGCGGCCTTGA
- a CDS encoding glutamate--tRNA ligase, protein MPPRVRFAPSPTGYLHVGGARTALFNWLYARRHGGTFILRIEDTDVERSSADMISGILSSMTWLGLTWDEGPGVGGPHAPYFQTERLDKYRAAASRLFESGAAYYCYCRPEDLAAKRAAAEAAGSAWTYDRACHALSRDEVAAREAASQPRAVRFLVPPGVTTFTDLVRGHIEFAREHIEDFVILRSDGYPTYHLSVVVDDVEMEITQVVRGDDHISNTPKQVLLYEAMGAPVPDFAHVPLILGPDKKRLSKRHGATSVGEYETQDYLPEAMINFLALLGWSPGGNQEVFSREELIERFTLDGISGGNAVFNSEKLDWFNQQHIMRLAPDDILRRLRPAISAAGLWRDSFLDEAGAAIATPYGMPWITRVIDLLKPRARKLHDIVPALAPFVADSVVYDEAAVTKHLKGDGVAAHLAAWLKVVESLPSLEPAATEAALRALAAERGIKPGVLIHATRVAVVGQAVSPGLFEVLELVGRDRVAERLRAYAS, encoded by the coding sequence ATGCCGCCCCGCGTTCGCTTCGCCCCGTCCCCGACGGGATACCTGCACGTGGGCGGCGCCCGGACGGCGCTTTTTAACTGGCTCTACGCCCGTCGGCACGGCGGCACATTCATCCTGCGTATCGAAGATACCGACGTGGAGCGCTCCTCGGCCGACATGATCAGCGGCATCCTGAGCAGCATGACGTGGCTCGGGCTCACGTGGGACGAGGGCCCCGGAGTGGGCGGCCCGCACGCACCGTACTTCCAGACCGAACGCCTCGACAAGTACCGCGCGGCGGCGTCGCGCCTTTTTGAATCCGGCGCCGCGTACTACTGCTACTGCCGTCCTGAAGATCTTGCAGCGAAGCGCGCTGCGGCCGAAGCCGCAGGCTCAGCGTGGACCTACGATCGCGCGTGCCACGCGCTGTCGCGCGACGAAGTGGCTGCGCGCGAAGCGGCCAGCCAGCCACGAGCCGTCAGATTCCTCGTGCCCCCCGGCGTCACCACCTTCACAGATCTCGTGCGCGGCCATATTGAATTCGCCCGCGAACACATCGAAGACTTCGTGATCCTCCGCTCCGACGGCTACCCGACCTACCATCTTTCGGTCGTGGTAGACGACGTGGAGATGGAGATTACGCAGGTGGTGCGGGGAGACGACCACATCTCGAACACACCGAAACAGGTGTTGTTGTACGAGGCGATGGGCGCCCCTGTCCCCGACTTCGCGCATGTGCCGCTCATCCTCGGCCCCGACAAAAAGCGCCTGAGCAAACGCCACGGCGCAACGTCGGTGGGAGAGTACGAAACGCAGGACTATCTCCCAGAAGCGATGATCAACTTCCTGGCGCTGCTCGGCTGGTCGCCTGGCGGGAATCAGGAAGTGTTCTCGCGCGAAGAGCTCATCGAGCGCTTCACGCTCGATGGCATCAGCGGCGGCAACGCCGTGTTCAACTCCGAGAAACTCGACTGGTTCAACCAGCAGCACATCATGCGGCTGGCCCCAGACGACATCCTGCGCCGCCTCAGGCCGGCCATCAGCGCCGCCGGCCTTTGGCGCGATTCGTTCCTTGACGAGGCCGGCGCGGCTATAGCCACGCCCTACGGAATGCCTTGGATCACTCGCGTCATCGATCTGTTGAAGCCGCGCGCGCGGAAGCTACATGACATCGTTCCGGCCCTGGCGCCGTTTGTCGCCGATTCCGTCGTGTATGACGAAGCCGCCGTGACCAAGCACCTCAAGGGCGATGGTGTCGCCGCACACCTGGCCGCATGGCTAAAGGTGGTGGAAAGCCTTCCCAGTCTCGAGCCTGCCGCCACCGAGGCCGCCCTTCGGGCCCTGGCGGCGGAGCGAGGCATCAAGCCCGGCGTGCTGATTCACGCCACACGCGTGGCGGTGGTGGGCCAGGCCGTCAGCCCAGGATTGTTCGAAGTGCTGGAGCTGGTGGGGCGAGATCGCGTGGCTGAAAGACTCCGAGCGTACGCGTCGTAA
- a CDS encoding GMC family oxidoreductase, whose amino-acid sequence MKEAAIIGSGFGGAISACRLAKKWPGAVVVLERGKRYPMGSYPRTPHDFARNFWNVPKEQRKAGVGVSDEETHGLFDLRNYKGIDAVICAGLGGGSLIYANVYMEPPEGVFDERWPASVKKPKLDPYYRVAKEVLGARPIPRNQDPRRAVTRTELFGAVAKEMGKKSELVDINVFFGKDFNNPLDIGHQDKNRYGAVQTSCVYCAECDIGCNTQSKNTLDLNYLYAAEHRYGAQMLTEHLVERIVPVNASHTDDPTADGSHGYRVYYDDLRPGSRTSGSLLAKRVVISAGALGSTELLFQCRDVHKTLPKVSARLGQRFSGNGDFLSFVINGKREVNPNYGPVITQRIDYGLFTNPTPGHSFIMEDASYPAFTAWFTEGIKPGFLKFGSVRRAIKRLWGWATGWTSGSVGVAFSEMLSGDLSQNTSVLLCMGLDKANGVMTLGKDGHLDVQWPVSDNRSLYDGIVAAGKQFKDKVGGAFISTPTWWWPARQNVTVHVLGGCALGVSASTGVTSADPATLGQVFGYQGLYVIDGAIIPTAVGANPTATISALAEMAAEGITGITPDADL is encoded by the coding sequence ATGAAGGAAGCGGCCATCATTGGCAGCGGTTTTGGCGGCGCCATCAGCGCCTGCCGGTTGGCCAAGAAATGGCCGGGGGCTGTTGTCGTACTCGAACGCGGCAAACGGTATCCGATGGGGTCGTACCCGCGGACGCCGCATGACTTCGCCAGGAACTTCTGGAACGTCCCGAAGGAACAACGGAAGGCCGGCGTCGGTGTGTCAGACGAAGAGACGCACGGCCTGTTCGACCTGCGCAACTACAAGGGAATCGACGCCGTGATCTGTGCCGGCCTTGGCGGTGGGTCGCTGATCTACGCCAACGTCTACATGGAACCACCCGAGGGCGTCTTCGACGAGCGGTGGCCGGCAAGTGTCAAGAAGCCGAAGCTTGACCCGTACTACCGGGTCGCGAAGGAGGTGCTTGGCGCCCGACCGATTCCACGCAATCAGGACCCCCGGCGCGCGGTCACCAGAACCGAGTTGTTTGGCGCGGTCGCAAAAGAGATGGGCAAGAAGTCGGAACTGGTGGACATCAATGTCTTCTTCGGGAAGGACTTCAACAACCCGCTGGACATTGGGCACCAGGACAAGAACCGCTATGGCGCTGTGCAGACGTCGTGCGTGTACTGCGCCGAGTGTGACATCGGCTGCAACACCCAATCCAAGAACACGCTCGATCTGAACTATCTGTACGCGGCGGAACATCGATACGGCGCCCAGATGCTGACCGAGCATCTGGTCGAGAGGATCGTGCCTGTCAACGCCAGCCACACCGACGACCCGACTGCCGATGGCTCGCACGGGTACCGCGTGTATTACGACGACCTGCGCCCGGGCAGCCGCACTTCGGGTTCACTGCTCGCCAAACGTGTGGTGATCTCTGCCGGCGCACTCGGCTCCACCGAGTTGCTGTTCCAATGCCGAGACGTCCACAAGACACTTCCGAAGGTCAGCGCCAGACTCGGTCAGCGATTCTCAGGGAACGGCGACTTCCTGTCGTTTGTCATCAACGGAAAGCGCGAAGTCAATCCAAACTACGGCCCGGTGATCACCCAGCGCATTGATTACGGACTGTTCACAAATCCGACGCCTGGACACTCATTCATCATGGAGGATGCGTCGTATCCCGCCTTCACGGCGTGGTTCACGGAAGGCATCAAACCCGGGTTCCTCAAATTTGGCTCGGTTCGACGCGCGATCAAACGCCTCTGGGGATGGGCCACGGGCTGGACCTCTGGCAGCGTGGGCGTGGCCTTCAGCGAAATGTTGTCTGGCGACCTGTCTCAAAACACGTCAGTGCTCCTGTGCATGGGGCTCGACAAAGCCAATGGCGTGATGACGCTTGGCAAGGACGGCCACCTCGACGTGCAGTGGCCGGTCAGCGACAACCGTTCGCTCTACGACGGCATCGTGGCGGCGGGCAAACAGTTCAAAGACAAAGTCGGCGGCGCCTTCATATCCACACCCACCTGGTGGTGGCCGGCGCGGCAGAACGTGACCGTCCACGTCCTCGGCGGCTGCGCTCTGGGCGTCAGCGCGTCAACCGGCGTGACGAGCGCAGACCCGGCCACGCTCGGTCAGGTGTTCGGGTACCAAGGCCTGTATGTCATCGACGGCGCGATCATTCCCACCGCAGTGGGTGCCAACCCGACCGCCACGATCTCGGCGCTCGCGGAGATGGCCGCCGAGGGCATCACGGGCATCACGCCTGACGCGGATCTGTGA
- a CDS encoding LEA type 2 family protein encodes MRATVFSGIVAIMLAGSGACATLERLAALVQAPQFSEVDDRRAEIRLVGPSSDAPLGGAAIRLWTRVRNPNAFGLTLTTLRGSLFLEGSRAAEADFPLGLPLIASGSEVIPLDLRVSFADIPGLANAIRRAVAGDPLAYRLNGTVGVDARQFGTPTFGPMDLLTGEIRPPR; translated from the coding sequence ATGAGGGCTACAGTTTTTTCCGGCATCGTCGCGATCATGCTCGCGGGGTCGGGTGCGTGCGCCACGCTTGAGCGCCTGGCGGCTCTGGTGCAGGCACCGCAGTTTTCTGAAGTTGATGACCGTCGTGCGGAGATTCGTCTGGTGGGGCCGAGTTCTGATGCTCCGCTTGGTGGCGCGGCGATTCGGCTGTGGACTCGCGTGCGGAACCCAAATGCCTTTGGCTTGACCCTGACCACGCTGCGTGGGTCGCTGTTCCTTGAAGGCAGTCGCGCCGCTGAAGCAGATTTTCCTCTTGGGCTGCCGCTGATTGCCAGCGGGAGCGAGGTGATTCCGCTCGACCTGCGCGTCAGCTTTGCGGATATCCCCGGTTTGGCGAACGCCATTCGCCGAGCGGTGGCAGGAGACCCTCTGGCCTATCGCCTCAATGGAACCGTGGGTGTGGATGCCCGCCAGTTCGGCACGCCAACATTCGGCCCCATGGACCTGCTGACAGGCGAGATCCGGCCGCCTCGCTGA
- a CDS encoding metalloregulator ArsR/SmtB family transcription factor, translated as MATPELPALEQLFRALADDTRLRILGLLSAGEVCVCNIHGALNLPQPAVSRHLAYLRKSGLAAARRDGLWMHYRLEMPADPASAKVLKAALEAIGSAPAAGSDRKKLSRLVSIPLRVLSDAATNCCKP; from the coding sequence ATGGCGACCCCCGAACTACCGGCCCTGGAGCAGCTGTTTCGCGCCTTGGCCGACGACACGCGGTTGAGGATTCTTGGCCTGCTGTCGGCCGGCGAGGTGTGCGTCTGCAATATTCATGGCGCGTTGAACCTGCCGCAGCCGGCCGTGTCGAGGCACCTGGCGTACTTGCGTAAGTCGGGCCTGGCGGCCGCCCGCCGCGACGGGCTCTGGATGCACTATCGGTTGGAAATGCCCGCCGATCCGGCGTCGGCCAAGGTTCTGAAGGCCGCGCTCGAAGCGATCGGCTCGGCGCCGGCCGCCGGCTCCGACAGGAAGAAGCTGAGCCGACTGGTGTCGATCCCCCTGCGGGTCCTGAGCGACGCCGCCACCAACTGCTGCAAGCCCTGA
- a CDS encoding DNA-3-methyladenine glycosylase 2 family protein: MTNTDPRATFERARRTLMARDPRLAEVIRRTGRLRPDFEPRDPLAALVRALVSQQLSTKAAATIHGRVIGLLPSLSATHLLKVSPADLRAAGLSGQKVAYLKDLAAHVADGRLDLHCLRDKTDEEVIEAIVAVKGFGVWSAQMFLMFCLHRPDVLPTGDLGIVKGMQRVLGMKNRPAERTMQRAAEPWRPYRSIACWYVWRSLE, encoded by the coding sequence GTGACCAACACGGATCCTCGCGCCACCTTCGAACGGGCCCGCCGTACGCTTATGGCGCGCGACCCACGGTTGGCCGAGGTTATTCGGCGAACCGGGCGACTTCGTCCCGACTTCGAACCACGCGATCCGCTGGCGGCTCTCGTGCGTGCGCTTGTCTCGCAGCAACTGTCAACAAAAGCCGCGGCCACCATTCATGGCCGCGTGATCGGGCTGCTGCCGTCGCTCTCGGCCACACACCTGCTAAAGGTGAGTCCCGCTGATTTGCGTGCGGCCGGGTTGAGTGGACAGAAGGTGGCGTACCTCAAAGACCTCGCGGCGCATGTGGCCGACGGCCGGCTCGATCTCCATTGTCTTCGCGACAAGACAGACGAAGAGGTGATTGAGGCGATTGTGGCAGTCAAGGGATTCGGCGTCTGGTCGGCCCAGATGTTCCTGATGTTCTGCCTGCACCGTCCCGACGTCCTCCCCACCGGCGACCTCGGCATCGTCAAGGGCATGCAACGCGTGCTTGGGATGAAGAACCGCCCCGCGGAAAGAACGATGCAGCGCGCCGCTGAACCGTGGAGACCGTATCGGTCGATCGCGTGTTGGTATGTCTGGCGCAGTCTGGAATAG
- a CDS encoding DUF2157 domain-containing protein — translation MRRPEWLTREAERWETDGVITPAQRQAILDRYPSHDEQLTSRTLVWLAWLVAGFGFILLVTWNWATIDVRLKLGGTIAVALALFVSAWQASRRGQDRRTELFAFAGALAAGAVSAAVAEWLNLPRTNSMPLLFWALAIAVTALATASPITTALGAGVLAFWAMTETGRPPAPWAFMFVFPFLAVAAERRTNPYSGGVLTLAFGTWVVLIGLDTWKASSIPGVMLLAAGGALDVWAHLPHGRRPAFARATPALGLVIAGLTFQGVAALQGGAPPMLWGDPAIVVPGATLLVALTMVSLWPSSAQKAARGRPLMFGGLVVLWMVLGLVAGGRTPPPAWWPWVWIALPSVALVVLAVSAIREGADRRDRGLFAVGVAAMIALVVMQFTDEANQFGRSAVVLFTAAGVLFWASRTLRPAK, via the coding sequence ATGCGGCGTCCCGAGTGGCTGACGCGCGAAGCCGAGCGCTGGGAAACTGATGGCGTCATCACTCCGGCGCAGCGTCAAGCCATCCTCGATCGCTATCCCTCACATGACGAACAACTGACATCGCGCACGCTGGTGTGGCTGGCCTGGCTCGTCGCGGGTTTTGGTTTCATCCTGCTGGTGACGTGGAACTGGGCCACGATCGACGTCCGCCTCAAGCTTGGCGGTACGATCGCGGTTGCGCTCGCGCTGTTTGTGTCCGCGTGGCAAGCGTCGCGGCGCGGTCAGGATCGTCGCACCGAGTTGTTCGCATTCGCCGGCGCGCTTGCGGCCGGCGCGGTTTCGGCGGCGGTGGCCGAATGGCTCAACCTGCCACGGACGAATTCGATGCCGCTGCTCTTCTGGGCGCTCGCCATTGCGGTGACCGCCCTGGCCACGGCATCGCCCATCACCACGGCACTTGGCGCCGGTGTGCTCGCGTTCTGGGCGATGACCGAGACAGGTCGGCCACCGGCACCGTGGGCGTTCATGTTTGTGTTTCCGTTCCTCGCCGTGGCGGCGGAGCGGCGCACCAATCCGTATTCAGGCGGCGTGCTCACCCTCGCGTTTGGCACGTGGGTGGTTCTGATTGGTCTCGATACCTGGAAGGCATCGTCTATTCCAGGAGTGATGCTGCTTGCCGCGGGCGGCGCACTTGATGTGTGGGCACATTTGCCGCACGGACGCCGGCCCGCATTCGCAAGGGCGACGCCCGCGCTGGGATTGGTCATTGCGGGTCTCACATTCCAGGGCGTCGCCGCGCTCCAGGGTGGTGCACCGCCGATGTTATGGGGCGACCCGGCCATCGTCGTCCCCGGCGCAACGTTGCTGGTCGCGTTGACGATGGTGTCGTTGTGGCCGTCGAGTGCGCAGAAGGCCGCTCGCGGACGCCCACTGATGTTTGGCGGCCTCGTCGTGTTGTGGATGGTGCTTGGTCTGGTCGCGGGCGGCCGAACGCCTCCGCCGGCGTGGTGGCCGTGGGTGTGGATTGCGCTGCCGAGCGTGGCTCTGGTCGTACTGGCGGTGAGTGCCATACGCGAGGGTGCAGACAGGCGAGACCGCGGGCTGTTCGCCGTTGGCGTGGCCGCGATGATTGCCCTGGTCGTGATGCAGTTCACCGACGAGGCGAACCAGTTCGGGCGGTCGGCGGTCGTCCTGTTTACGGCGGCCGGTGTCCTGTTCTGGGCAAGCCGCACTCTGCGCCCGGCAAAATAA